One Simonsiella muelleri ATCC 29453 DNA window includes the following coding sequences:
- a CDS encoding RNA-binding S4 domain-containing protein, with protein MNANVYLEEQEYIALCDLLKLAGLVESGGQAKNAIASGKVLRNGKVEIRKTAKIRGGDVIEFSNVILEVCDGYDPED; from the coding sequence ATGAACGCAAATGTTTATTTGGAAGAACAAGAGTACATCGCATTATGCGATTTATTAAAATTAGCAGGTTTAGTGGAAAGTGGTGGACAAGCCAAAAATGCCATCGCATCTGGCAAAGTTCTGCGCAATGGTAAAGTAGAAATACGCAAAACCGCTAAAATTCGTGGCGGCGATGTAATTGAATTTTCAAACGTCATTTTGGAAGTGTGTGATGGCTATGACCCCGAAGATTGA
- the rimI gene encoding ribosomal protein S18-alanine N-acetyltransferase, translating into MIRVANVSDCVALAELDSYDNPSAWTVKQFQAACESVHDSVLIHENEYGECMGFIVWQTICDEMELHLIATAPKFRRQGVASALLAQMFQAARHQQISRILLEVRVSNVVAQTLYTQFGFHEIALRKRYYNNTEDAVIMEKIC; encoded by the coding sequence ATGATACGCGTAGCGAATGTAAGTGATTGTGTTGCGTTAGCCGAATTGGATTCGTATGATAATCCATCTGCGTGGACGGTCAAACAGTTTCAGGCAGCCTGCGAATCTGTGCATGACTCTGTATTAATTCATGAAAATGAATATGGTGAGTGCATGGGATTTATTGTGTGGCAGACAATTTGCGATGAAATGGAGCTGCATTTGATTGCAACTGCGCCAAAATTTCGCCGTCAAGGTGTGGCGAGTGCATTGTTGGCACAAATGTTTCAGGCTGCCCGTCATCAGCAAATCAGCCGCATTTTGTTAGAAGTTCGTGTCAGTAATGTTGTTGCACAAACGTTGTACACGCAATTTGGGTTCCACGAAATCGCCTTACGCAAACGGTATTACAATAACACGGAAGATGCTGTAATCATGGAGAAAATATGTTAG
- a CDS encoding heavy-metal-associated domain-containing protein, producing MSQSKMTITGLSNKADADKVAENTASVVGVKFVNVNYEQGFAIITHGDDFDAEAFKAAVNNLGFTAA from the coding sequence ATGTCACAATCTAAAATGACCATCACTGGTTTGAGTAATAAAGCCGATGCAGATAAAGTAGCTGAAAACACAGCATCTGTTGTAGGTGTGAAATTTGTAAACGTAAACTATGAACAGGGTTTTGCTATTATCACACACGGCGATGATTTTGATGCAGAAGCTTTCAAAGCAGCGGTGAATAACTTGGGTTTCACTGCAGCCTAA
- the fabG gene encoding 3-oxoacyl-ACP reductase FabG has translation MTTQNLTGKIALVTGASRGIGAAIADTLAQAGATVIGTATSQSGATAIGECLAQWGGHGRALNAADSGSVENLIGEIEKEFGKLDILVNNAGITRDNLLMRMKDDEWDEIMNVNLKSVYRASKAVMRGMMKQRTGRIITITSVVGTMGNAGQTNYAAAKAALQGFSKSLAREVGSRGITVNCVAPGFIDTDMTRSLPEETRKTFEAQTALGKFGEAQDIADAVLFLASDQARYITGQTLHVNGGMLMP, from the coding sequence ATGACTACACAAAATCTCACAGGCAAAATTGCACTTGTTACGGGTGCATCACGTGGTATCGGCGCAGCGATTGCGGATACTTTGGCACAAGCGGGTGCAACCGTTATTGGTACTGCCACATCTCAAAGCGGTGCAACCGCGATTGGCGAATGTTTGGCGCAATGGGGTGGGCACGGTCGTGCTTTGAATGCGGCAGATTCAGGCAGTGTTGAAAATTTAATTGGCGAAATTGAAAAGGAATTTGGCAAACTGGATATTTTGGTGAACAATGCAGGCATAACGCGTGATAACTTATTGATGCGTATGAAAGATGATGAATGGGACGAGATTATGAATGTGAATTTGAAATCCGTTTACCGCGCCAGCAAAGCCGTGATGCGTGGCATGATGAAGCAGCGCACTGGACGCATCATCACGATTACATCGGTAGTCGGCACGATGGGCAACGCAGGGCAAACCAACTATGCTGCTGCTAAAGCCGCGTTACAAGGATTCAGTAAATCGCTGGCACGTGAAGTAGGTTCGCGCGGGATTACTGTCAATTGTGTTGCTCCTGGATTTATTGACACCGACATGACCCGTTCTTTACCCGAAGAGACGCGCAAAACCTTTGAAGCGCAAACCGCATTGGGTAAATTCGGTGAAGCGCAAGATATTGCTGATGCGGTGTTGTTTTTGGCATCCGACCAAGCGCGTTACATCACTGGACAAACGCTGCACGTTAATGGCGGTATGTTGATGCCGTAA
- a CDS encoding DUF1653 domain-containing protein has protein sequence MKQQNLIVRGIYRHYKGNLYEVLEIAKHSETEEELVVYRALYGDYGVWVRPLGVFTETINGVPRFALERAF, from the coding sequence ATGAAACAACAAAATCTTATTGTGCGTGGTATTTATCGCCACTACAAAGGCAATCTCTACGAAGTTTTGGAAATAGCCAAACACAGTGAAACCGAAGAAGAATTAGTGGTTTATCGTGCATTGTATGGTGATTATGGTGTGTGGGTGCGACCGCTTGGTGTGTTCACCGAGACAATAAATGGTGTGCCGCGTTTTGCATTGGAGCGTGCCTTTTGA
- the htpX gene encoding protease HtpX, with product MKRVFLYLVTNLAVLLVISIILSILGLNRTHGMGSMLASAAVVGFTGSIVSLLLSKYMAKQSVGAQVITQPQSEVEQWLLDTVAHQARQWNLNMPEVAIYDSPELNAFATGATKNSSLIAVSTGLLHGMTRDEVEAVLAHEMAHVGNGDMVTLTLIQGVVNTFVVFLARLIASLVSSNNNNESSSNNTGTYFIVNMILQMLFGFLASIVVYYFSRQREYRADAGAAKLVGAPKMIAALQRLKGHGSMLPADMSAMGIASEEKDSLMSTHPSLDNRIARLQRL from the coding sequence ATGAAACGCGTTTTTTTATATTTGGTTACCAATTTAGCAGTTTTATTAGTGATTAGCATTATTTTGAGTATTTTGGGTCTTAACCGAACACACGGCATGGGTAGTATGTTGGCAAGCGCGGCGGTAGTGGGTTTTACAGGTTCTATTGTTTCGTTACTCTTATCAAAATACATGGCAAAACAATCAGTTGGCGCACAAGTTATCACTCAACCACAAAGCGAAGTGGAACAATGGCTGTTGGATACAGTTGCCCATCAAGCCCGACAATGGAATTTGAATATGCCTGAAGTGGCGATTTATGATTCACCTGAATTAAATGCGTTTGCGACTGGTGCGACCAAAAACAGCTCATTGATTGCGGTGAGTACAGGCTTGCTGCACGGCATGACACGCGATGAAGTGGAAGCGGTGTTGGCACACGAAATGGCACACGTTGGCAATGGCGACATGGTTACTTTGACCTTAATTCAAGGCGTGGTCAATACATTTGTGGTGTTTTTAGCGCGATTGATTGCAAGTTTGGTTTCCAGCAACAATAATAACGAAAGTAGTTCAAACAATACAGGAACTTATTTTATTGTAAACATGATTTTGCAAATGTTGTTTGGTTTTCTGGCGAGTATTGTGGTGTATTATTTTAGCCGCCAACGCGAATACCGCGCCGATGCAGGTGCAGCAAAATTAGTGGGTGCGCCGAAGATGATTGCGGCATTGCAGCGTTTGAAAGGTCATGGCAGTATGTTACCAGCCGACATGAGCGCGATGGGCATTGCCAGCGAAGAAAAAGATTCACTGATGAGTACTCACCCAAGTTTAGATAATCGCATTGCGCGTTTACAACGTTTATAA
- a CDS encoding acyltransferase family protein, protein MPNKFNYHPEIDGLRAIAVLSVMIFHTQANWLPSGFLGVDIFFVISGYLITGIMFHDMQTGAFSLVHFYKKRAKRILPIFLIVLMATLFVFHYFSIPQDTTQLFQSAVYSLFFSANLYFAQQSGYFDGASMDKPLQHIWSLSLEEQFYFVFPIILLTLYKLFHGKALPIQMSIFTLIILSLFTHFDLWGFKLEFIFQFYYYYVM, encoded by the coding sequence ATGCCCAACAAATTTAACTATCACCCTGAAATTGATGGATTAAGAGCCATTGCTGTGCTTTCAGTAATGATTTTTCACACACAAGCCAATTGGTTACCAAGTGGTTTTTTAGGTGTGGATATTTTTTTTGTGATTTCGGGCTATTTGATTACGGGAATCATGTTCCATGACATGCAGACAGGCGCATTTTCATTGGTTCATTTTTACAAAAAACGTGCCAAACGAATTCTGCCTATTTTTCTGATTGTGTTGATGGCAACGTTGTTTGTATTCCATTATTTTTCTATTCCGCAAGACACGACTCAATTATTCCAATCAGCAGTTTATTCACTATTTTTCAGCGCCAATTTGTATTTTGCGCAGCAAAGTGGCTACTTTGATGGCGCATCTATGGATAAGCCTTTGCAACATATTTGGTCATTGTCATTAGAAGAACAATTTTATTTTGTTTTCCCAATCATTTTACTAACTTTATATAAGTTATTTCATGGCAAAGCATTGCCTATTCAAATGTCTATTTTCACCTTAATTATATTAAGTTTATTCACGCATTTTGATTTATGGGGATTCAAACTTGAATTTATTTTTCAATTTTATTATTATTATGTTATGTAA
- the fabD gene encoding ACP S-malonyltransferase, with protein sequence MAFAFFFAGQGSQSLNMMSGFDGVAVVRDTFSEASDALGQDLWAMMNGDNTEIIAQTVNTQPLMLAAGVATYRAYLAAGGAKPVALAGHSLGEYSALVASGSLNFTDAVKLVRKRAELMQSAVPQGVGAMAAILGLGVHQVRDICAAAEQGDVCEAVNLNSPEQTVIAGNAAAVERAMVAAKDAGAKRALSLPVSVPSHCRLMKSAADELAEYLKNVAFRQPEIRVIHNVDVATHQTVDEIKNALVQQLYRPVRWTETVNLLAQEGVMQAAECSPGKVLAGLAKRIHKEMVCAALVSQTAIDEFITAQSI encoded by the coding sequence ATGGCATTTGCTTTTTTCTTTGCAGGACAAGGTTCACAAAGTTTGAACATGATGAGTGGTTTTGATGGCGTGGCGGTGGTGCGCGATACCTTCAGCGAAGCATCAGATGCACTCGGACAAGATTTGTGGGCAATGATGAACGGCGATAATACAGAAATCATCGCTCAAACCGTGAACACACAACCATTGATGTTGGCAGCGGGTGTGGCAACTTACCGTGCTTATTTGGCAGCTGGTGGTGCCAAACCTGTGGCGTTGGCTGGGCACAGTTTGGGTGAATATTCGGCTTTGGTGGCTTCAGGCAGCCTGAATTTTACCGATGCAGTGAAATTGGTTCGCAAACGTGCGGAATTGATGCAATCTGCCGTACCACAAGGCGTAGGTGCAATGGCAGCGATTTTGGGTTTAGGTGTGCATCAAGTCCGTGATATTTGCGCCGCCGCCGAACAGGGCGATGTATGTGAAGCCGTGAATTTGAATTCGCCCGAACAAACTGTTATCGCTGGTAACGCCGCAGCTGTAGAACGTGCCATGGTTGCTGCTAAAGATGCAGGCGCAAAACGTGCTTTGTCGCTGCCCGTATCGGTGCCATCGCATTGTCGCTTGATGAAATCGGCGGCGGACGAATTGGCGGAATATTTGAAAAATGTGGCTTTCAGGCAGCCTGAAATTCGTGTGATTCACAATGTGGACGTGGCAACGCATCAAACCGTAGATGAAATCAAAAATGCGTTGGTACAACAATTGTATCGTCCCGTTCGTTGGACAGAAACCGTGAATTTATTGGCGCAAGAAGGTGTTATGCAAGCGGCGGAATGTTCACCAGGCAAAGTATTGGCAGGTTTGGCAAAACGCATTCATAAAGAAATGGTTTGTGCTGCACTGGTTTCGCAAACAGCCATTGACGAATTCATCACAGCACAATCTATTTAA
- a CDS encoding NUDIX hydrolase, translated as MQLEETQIASRTLLEGGFLNIYQDTVRLPNGGESSRVVVRHSGATCVLAVTDDDQVVLVRQWRYATGGALLEVPAGKLDVGEDPAQCALRELAEETPYCAEQVEFVMKFYTAPGFCDEVIHLYRAVNIRAESTLSPDQDEFVETVLMGRAEVQAAIKNGEICDGKTLIALQYWLSEKV; from the coding sequence ATGCAATTAGAAGAAACGCAAATTGCCAGTCGCACCTTATTAGAAGGTGGTTTTTTGAATATTTATCAAGACACTGTGCGTTTACCCAATGGTGGGGAATCCAGTCGTGTGGTGGTGCGTCATTCGGGCGCGACTTGTGTATTGGCGGTAACCGATGATGACCAAGTGGTGTTGGTACGTCAGTGGCGATATGCAACGGGTGGCGCATTATTGGAAGTACCTGCTGGCAAATTGGACGTGGGCGAAGACCCAGCACAATGCGCATTACGCGAATTGGCAGAAGAAACCCCATATTGTGCAGAACAAGTTGAATTTGTGATGAAATTTTATACTGCACCTGGATTTTGTGATGAAGTGATTCATTTGTATCGTGCAGTGAATATTCGTGCCGAAAGCACCTTATCGCCAGACCAAGATGAATTTGTAGAAACCGTATTGATGGGGCGTGCTGAAGTTCAGGCAGCCATCAAAAATGGTGAGATTTGTGATGGCAAAACATTGATTGCCTTGCAATATTGGTTAAGTGAAAAGGTATAG
- a CDS encoding ABC transporter permease, which translates to MIGFYTLFLKEVRRFTKVWLQTIGSPILTAILYQLIFAHAIGQHIEALPHVSYNAFLIPGLAMMSITQNAFANTSSSLMQSRLTGNLVFILLTPLSPFTLFSAYTAAAMVRALMVGFGVLLAMAPFGLPFPAHGILALMFVLSGCLLMASLGLIAGIWAEKFDQLATFQNFLIMPLTFLSGVFYSLHSLPTFWQTVSHVNPIFYLIDGFRYAFFGVSDTSPTLSLAITWGFALSVSAIAYGLLRKGWKLRQN; encoded by the coding sequence ATGATTGGATTTTATACTTTATTTCTTAAAGAAGTTAGGCGTTTCACAAAAGTATGGTTGCAAACCATTGGCTCGCCTATTTTAACCGCCATTTTATATCAACTGATTTTTGCTCATGCCATTGGGCAACATATCGAAGCCTTACCCCATGTTTCGTACAACGCATTTTTGATTCCTGGATTGGCAATGATGAGCATAACGCAAAATGCGTTTGCCAACACATCATCCAGCTTGATGCAATCACGTTTAACGGGAAATTTGGTATTTATTTTGCTGACACCGCTTTCACCATTCACATTATTTAGCGCATATACGGCTGCGGCGATGGTACGCGCCTTGATGGTCGGATTTGGGGTTTTATTGGCGATGGCACCATTTGGTTTGCCATTTCCTGCGCACGGAATTTTAGCGTTAATGTTTGTGCTTTCAGGCTGCCTGTTGATGGCATCATTGGGTTTAATTGCTGGGATTTGGGCGGAAAAATTTGACCAATTGGCGACATTTCAAAATTTTCTGATTATGCCCTTAACTTTTTTGTCTGGTGTATTTTATTCGCTACACAGCTTGCCCACATTTTGGCAAACCGTGAGTCATGTAAATCCAATTTTTTATTTAATTGATGGATTTCGTTATGCATTTTTTGGCGTATCCGACACATCACCCACATTATCATTGGCAATCACTTGGGGATTTGCCTTAAGTGTATCGGCAATAGCATATGGATTATTACGAAAAGGTTGGAAATTACGACAAAATTAA
- a CDS encoding uracil-DNA glycosylase family protein codes for MLDSRYIHLHEALGLGAMWLKQSAKIIGQLENRELLSARVPHSPPMVKRKEQSKTISASRLAVLQKINSATLQPETLPENNAPILPKYSTDSVENYLKILSVPKARVMALSVCASPADVVAGQLLSGSDGELFTKMLAAIQLNQKDVWLSSWLKDLPDFSPKPPTEAVQAAAPRVQAEWQLCGAKALLLMGNFFERDDVKAQLPVAPTFYIPHPQRILNDPTLKRSAWETLQQLQQFLQAA; via the coding sequence ATGTTAGATAGCCGCTATATTCATCTACATGAAGCCTTAGGGTTGGGCGCAATGTGGCTTAAACAAAGTGCGAAAATCATTGGTCAGCTTGAAAATCGCGAGTTATTGTCTGCACGTGTACCACATTCGCCGCCCATGGTTAAGCGAAAAGAACAGTCTAAAACCATATCGGCATCGCGTTTGGCGGTGTTGCAAAAAATCAACAGTGCCACGTTACAACCCGAAACGCTGCCTGAAAACAATGCGCCTATTTTGCCAAAATATTCTACTGATTCAGTTGAAAATTATCTGAAAATCTTATCAGTACCCAAAGCGCGAGTGATGGCGTTAAGCGTGTGTGCATCGCCTGCAGATGTGGTGGCGGGTCAATTATTAAGCGGTTCAGACGGTGAATTGTTCACGAAAATGTTAGCGGCTATCCAATTGAATCAAAAAGATGTTTGGTTAAGTTCATGGCTGAAAGATTTGCCTGACTTCAGCCCGAAACCGCCAACCGAAGCCGTTCAGGCAGCCGCGCCACGCGTTCAAGCAGAATGGCAATTGTGTGGTGCAAAAGCTTTGTTGTTGATGGGCAATTTTTTTGAGCGCGACGATGTGAAAGCGCAATTACCTGTTGCCCCAACGTTTTACATTCCCCACCCTCAGCGCATTTTGAATGATCCAACCTTAAAACGCAGCGCGTGGGAAACGTTGCAACAATTACAGCAATTTCTTCAGGCAGCCTGA
- a CDS encoding carbon-nitrogen hydrolase family protein, whose product MQKNLNVAVIQMVSSHNVADNLNAAQKYIAQAAEQGADWVLLPEYWAIMGQHDTDKIAIAEPFGQGQLQRAMSQWAKQYQIILFGGSIPLQSHENNKIFNTMLVYGRDGECVSRYDKIHLFGYQNDKEHYAESNTIIAGNTLPQLKIDGWRVAQGICYDLRFPEFFRLQQPFDVILLPAAFTHTTGMAHWELLLRARAVENQCYVIASGQGGKHSNGRRTFGHSIIIDPWGEVVAMLPENAGVVMAQIQAQRVAEVREKLPALQHIIFK is encoded by the coding sequence ATGCAAAAAAATCTGAATGTTGCAGTGATACAAATGGTGTCATCACACAATGTGGCGGACAATCTGAACGCTGCACAAAAATATATTGCCCAAGCCGCCGAACAAGGTGCAGATTGGGTGTTATTACCTGAATATTGGGCGATTATGGGGCAACACGACACCGACAAAATCGCCATTGCTGAACCGTTTGGGCAAGGACAATTGCAACGTGCCATGAGTCAATGGGCAAAGCAGTACCAAATCATTTTATTTGGCGGTTCAATTCCATTACAAAGTCATGAAAATAATAAAATTTTTAATACGATGTTGGTGTATGGGCGAGATGGTGAATGTGTGAGTCGCTACGATAAAATTCACTTATTTGGTTACCAAAATGATAAAGAACATTACGCCGAATCCAATACCATCATTGCAGGTAACACTTTGCCACAATTGAAGATTGATGGTTGGCGTGTGGCACAAGGCATTTGTTATGATTTGCGTTTTCCTGAATTTTTTCGTTTGCAACAGCCTTTTGATGTAATTTTGCTGCCAGCTGCATTCACGCATACGACGGGCATGGCACATTGGGAATTGTTATTGCGAGCGCGAGCGGTGGAGAATCAATGTTATGTGATTGCATCGGGGCAAGGTGGTAAACACAGTAACGGTCGTCGCACGTTTGGGCATAGTATAATTATTGATCCGTGGGGCGAAGTGGTAGCGATGCTGCCTGAAAATGCAGGCGTGGTGATGGCGCAGATTCAAGCGCAACGTGTGGCGGAGGTTCGGGAAAAATTGCCAGCATTACAACACATTATTTTTAAATAG
- a CDS encoding VanZ family protein: MKFMKNKWFIFALMWFGLITYGLLRESSPDGVSLFPYFDKVAHFLLFFCQTWLLARAFLAAKMRVPYMSLWVVMLILAFGTECAQATLTTTRDADFWDGVADMFGASIALLFAQKASEIFTRQSDEKKA, encoded by the coding sequence ATGAAATTTATGAAAAATAAATGGTTTATTTTTGCATTAATGTGGTTTGGGCTGATTACGTATGGATTGCTGCGAGAATCATCGCCTGATGGTGTGTCATTGTTTCCATATTTTGACAAAGTGGCGCATTTTTTGTTGTTTTTTTGTCAAACTTGGTTGTTGGCACGGGCTTTTTTGGCGGCAAAAATGCGTGTACCGTATATGAGTTTATGGGTAGTGATGCTGATATTGGCATTCGGAACGGAATGCGCTCAAGCCACCTTAACTACCACGCGTGATGCAGACTTTTGGGACGGCGTAGCGGATATGTTTGGCGCGAGCATTGCTTTATTATTTGCACAAAAAGCATCTGAAATTTTTACTAGACAATCTGACGAAAAAAAGGCATGA
- a CDS encoding ABC transporter ATP-binding protein, protein MNALTINQAVKTYANGFTALKGVSFDVQQGEFFALLGANGAGKTTLISAIAGLNRLSSGSIQVMGYDVQMQSTQARMNLGLVPQELVFDPFFNVRQILQIQSGYFGIRKNNDWIDEMLHHLGLTDKANTNLRNLSGGMKRRVMVAQALVHRPPLIILDEPTAGVDVELRHSLWAFMQTLNQQGHTIILTTHYLEEAEQYCGRIAMLKQGKLVALDTTEHLLNAEQNVRIQLQLSDKLPENWQIYCIQLIESNTFIVELKDYNQIAELLGCLKNARIHIHKMHILENDLEHIFLSLNTEQLALI, encoded by the coding sequence ATGAACGCATTAACCATCAATCAAGCGGTTAAAACATACGCCAACGGCTTCACTGCACTTAAAGGCGTTAGTTTTGATGTGCAACAAGGCGAATTTTTTGCCTTACTAGGCGCAAACGGTGCGGGCAAAACCACTCTCATTTCCGCCATTGCAGGACTGAATCGACTCTCTTCAGGCAGCATTCAAGTCATGGGGTATGACGTGCAAATGCAATCTACGCAAGCGCGTATGAATTTGGGGTTAGTCCCACAAGAATTGGTGTTTGACCCATTTTTCAATGTACGCCAAATTTTACAAATCCAATCAGGCTACTTCGGCATTCGCAAAAACAATGATTGGATTGACGAAATGCTGCATCATCTAGGCCTAACAGACAAAGCCAATACCAATTTACGCAATTTATCAGGTGGCATGAAACGCCGTGTGATGGTCGCACAAGCCCTTGTACATCGTCCGCCACTGATTATTTTGGACGAACCCACAGCAGGTGTGGACGTGGAGTTGCGCCACAGCTTGTGGGCATTTATGCAAACCCTCAATCAACAAGGGCACACCATTATCCTGACTACCCACTACCTAGAAGAAGCCGAACAATATTGCGGACGAATTGCCATGCTCAAACAAGGCAAATTAGTCGCATTGGACACAACCGAACATTTATTAAATGCGGAACAAAATGTGCGTATTCAATTACAATTATCAGACAAGCTGCCTGAAAACTGGCAAATATATTGCATTCAACTTATTGAATCTAATACATTTATTGTTGAATTAAAGGATTACAATCAAATCGCCGAACTTTTAGGCTGCCTGAAAAATGCCCGCATTCATATTCACAAAATGCACATTTTAGAAAATGATTTAGAACACATTTTTTTGAGTCTCAATACGGAGCAATTGGCATTAATATGA
- a CDS encoding acyltransferase family protein — protein sequence MWIFSWIDSLETSRYQSYFLPHIRAYELLIGSLYAFKTKPQSAPLNKVSWSILLLILFILFIPQHIWTQYTADQDNYIPRLILCSLVGWVLYSGSLKNILSADILVKIGLWSYSLYLWHWVILAGFRYVFVQNDLPLIAILLAAVMTFLFSYLSYEHIEKPARKASLSHHQFVYGMTAYFLGASCFAMITMHHKDLIDDVQNKRLFGWHQNICDSGLQSNTQCLQGNIQNKKILPTILAVGDSHNSQYNQFYHLVGKHENWVAYVESGQACSILLPEVYFVHHEAEGQNQEFCRQFRKRFADKLIHQYPTVILTQRWSQRLEEPDYEKNFNKLLQFILQNGNTIYVLRDNPNTGFENKNALQRIEFLKSKGITLAKPNQNLIIATEQANERIRKIVQKYPQIHWVDLDFPRYIPNNYLYNQMPMYYDDDHFNPYGIGIFSQKFIESGAKLIQ from the coding sequence TTGTGGATATTTTCATGGATTGATTCACTAGAAACTTCACGTTACCAAAGCTATTTTTTACCACACATTCGTGCTTACGAACTATTAATTGGTTCATTATATGCTTTTAAAACAAAACCACAGTCTGCACCACTCAACAAAGTGTCTTGGTCAATTCTATTATTAATTTTATTCATTTTATTTATCCCACAACATATTTGGACGCAATATACGGCGGATCAAGATAATTATATTCCACGTTTGATTTTGTGTTCATTAGTGGGTTGGGTTTTGTATTCAGGCAGCCTGAAAAATATTTTGTCTGCCGATATTTTAGTTAAAATAGGCTTATGGTCATATTCGCTTTATTTGTGGCACTGGGTTATTTTGGCTGGATTTCGTTATGTATTTGTACAAAATGATTTACCGCTTATCGCCATTTTATTGGCAGCGGTCATGACCTTTCTTTTTTCTTACTTATCATATGAACATATAGAAAAACCTGCTAGAAAAGCATCATTATCACATCATCAATTTGTATATGGTATGACGGCTTATTTTTTAGGTGCAAGCTGTTTTGCCATGATAACGATGCATCATAAAGATCTTATTGATGATGTACAAAATAAACGATTATTTGGCTGGCATCAAAATATCTGCGATAGTGGATTACAATCAAATACCCAATGTCTTCAAGGAAATATACAAAATAAAAAAATTTTGCCAACAATTTTAGCTGTAGGTGATTCGCATAATTCGCAATATAATCAATTTTATCATCTGGTTGGAAAACATGAAAATTGGGTAGCTTATGTAGAATCCGGTCAAGCCTGCTCTATTTTGCTGCCAGAAGTTTATTTTGTACATCATGAAGCTGAAGGACAAAATCAAGAATTTTGTCGCCAATTTCGCAAACGATTTGCAGATAAATTGATTCATCAATATCCAACGGTTATTTTGACGCAACGTTGGTCGCAAAGATTAGAAGAACCTGATTATGAAAAAAATTTCAATAAATTACTACAATTTATTCTACAAAATGGTAATACAATATATGTATTGCGTGATAATCCTAATACAGGATTTGAAAACAAAAATGCTCTACAACGCATTGAATTTTTAAAAAGTAAAGGCATCACATTGGCAAAACCCAATCAAAATTTAATCATCGCAACCGAACAAGCCAATGAGCGCATTAGAAAAATAGTACAAAAGTATCCACAAATTCATTGGGTAGATTTAGATTTCCCAAGATACATACCCAACAATTACTTATATAATCAAATGCCTATGTATTATGATGATGACCACTTCAATCCATATGGTATTGGCATTTTTTCTCAAAAATTTATTGAATCAGGCGCAAAATTGATTCAATAA